GCGAAGACGTACCGGAGGTCGACGAAGCCCGTCCAGTGCCGATTGAACGCGTAGTCGAAGCCTCCGACCGCCTGCCACTGGAACGAATCCGGGGCGCTGTACTCCGCACCGCCGAAGCTGCGGATCATCCCCTCGGGAACGCCGCTGAAACCCCGAGCGCCGAAAAAGCCGGTGAGCGTCGCGAGCCCGCCGCGCGAAGACTGCAGCGCGGCGGACACCTCGTTCAACCGCGTGCTCGCCGTGAAGGAAACCAGCCGGTAGCCGACCCCGGCCCCGAGGTAGGGGCTGAGCGCCGCCTTGGGACGGAAGCGCGCGAGCGCGGTGATTTCGATCGGGATCTGGCTCATCTCGCCCGCGGGGAAGCGGAAGATGTCGAAGAGGAACTCCTGCGTGCTCGGAATCTGCTGCGGGGAAACGAGCTGCGCCTGCATCTCGACGTCCCCGACGTCGCCCTTCTGGTAGCCGATCGACGCTTCGAGCACGAACATGGAGTTGAAGGCGTACGAAGCCGACAGCGAGGCCCGTGTCTGCGGCTTGATCCCGAGCTCGCCGATGGCCGCGTCGTCATTCCGGGGATCCCGAATGGCGTCGATGAACAAGCCGCTTGCATCGGTGATGAAAAGCGAGTTCGCCGAGTCGCTCTTCACCTTCGTCTCGGTGTCGTACCCGCCGAGGGAAAAGCCGAGCCGGAACTTCTTCGCGACATCTTCGGCTTGAACGTTCGCGAACGCGACGAACGCCGCGGCACAAGCGACCCAACGAAGTCCGAAACGGCTCACGGATCTCCCCCCGGAGAAAAGATCATCGAAAGGCGGGACTTATACAAGGGGCTCCCCGCGGGCGTCAAGGCAGATCGCTTTGGGCCTCGAGCACCTGCGGTGAGGGCGCCGCATCCCCCGTCGCACGATCGCGGCGGAAACGGACGACCCAAAAAGAAAAGGCCCGCCTTGCGGCGGGCCTTCCCAAGAATGTCCCGGCAACGTCCTACTCTCCCACGCAGTTGCCCACGCAGTACCATCGGCGCTGAGAGGCTTAACGACCGTGTTCGGAATGGGAACGGGTGTGGCCCTCTCGCTATGGTCACCGGGAAACGGAATCGTTAGGTGGCGCGTGTCGTGCGCCGAGTCGTCTTGCGATCATGAATACGAGTCTATGGTCAAGCCTCACGGCCGATTAGTACCGGTAAGCTCAGTGCGTTGCCGCACGTACACACCCGGCCTATCAACCTAGTAGTCTCCTAGGGGCCTTGAGCCGCTTGCGCGGAGGGATACCTCATCTTGGGGGGGGCTTCGTGCTTAGATGCTTTCAGCGCTTATCCTTTCCGGACACAGCTACCCAGCGCTGCCCCTGGCGGGACAACTGGAACACTGGAGGTCCGTGGTTTCCGGTCCTCTCGTACTAGGAAACCATCCCCGCAAGTATCCTGCGCCCACAGTAGATAGGGACCGAACTGTCTCACGACGTTCTGAACCCAGCTCACGTA
This Candidatus Polarisedimenticolaceae bacterium DNA region includes the following protein-coding sequences:
- a CDS encoding outer membrane beta-barrel protein, with protein sequence MSRFGLRWVACAAAFVAFANVQAEDVAKKFRLGFSLGGYDTETKVKSDSANSLFITDASGLFIDAIRDPRNDDAAIGELGIKPQTRASLSASYAFNSMFVLEASIGYQKGDVGDVEMQAQLVSPQQIPSTQEFLFDIFRFPAGEMSQIPIEITALARFRPKAALSPYLGAGVGYRLVSFTASTRLNEVSAALQSSRGGLATLTGFFGARGFSGVPEGMIRSFGGAEYSAPDSFQWQAVGGFDYAFNRHWTGFVDLRYVFASREFSLTFDGRRDFGNSVPNQTAEEGDELATASYGAIEIVEGGLVDAGRLVPGPGAPAGTDCAQDPTICIFDYQPDGVRDTGYYYLKGGAIRYGGVALQFGVRYTF